The sequence TCCGGGCCGACGGCCCCGCGTTCGCCGCGGACTCGAACCGCTTCGCCGTGAACGTCTCCTTCCTGTTGACCGAGCACGCTTCGATCGACTGCCGTGTCGAGGATGAACGGGGACGGCTCGTCGCGACCCTCCTCGACGGGCATCTTCTTCCCGGCGGACGTTTCACGAGACGGATCGAGGCCAACTGCGCATCGGACGGTCCGCGTGCAAAATGCATGATGCGCGTGGTCGTCGAAGCGCGACCCACCTATGCCTCGGCCGGGTTTCTCGTCGTCGAACGCACCGCGGTCGTCTCCGAAACGGCGCGGGGAATCGGCGAAACCCTTTCCGAGAAAGCCGGTTGCACTTCCGCGGCTCCCCGCTGAACCATTCCGAACGATTGGCCCCTTCCTTGCATGAACGGTCTCGGGGTGTCCGCCGTATCGACATATCCGGGCAACAAAGACGGAAGGCAGCACGCATGTTCATCGATCGCTTCGTCAGGCTGTTACCGAGGACGGGCTTGAAGAAAGCCGTCGAGAATCTCAACAAGGGAGATTACCGGAAGGCCTGCAGGGCCTTCGAGGATTACCTCGAGAGGCAGGGCGGGGTACGGAAGGATACTGACCACGAGATGGTCAGGATGTACCTCGTCGAGGCGTATATCGAGTACGCGAAGCAGCTCGAGGAGGGGGGGCGCGAGGAGCGCGCCGCCGAGATCCTCGAAAAGGCGATACGGATCGAGCCCCGGTACGCCGACGTGCACTACACGCTCGCGCGCGTGTACGAGCAGTCGGGTAAACGGCTCGACGCGCGGGAACGTCTGCGCAAGGCCCTCGAAATAAACCCCAATTTCTTCAGGGCGAGGATCATGCTCTCCCGCTCATGCGCGGTGGACGGCGAGATCGGCGAGGCGATCGAGCAGCTCGACGCATGCCTCCAGGTGGCGCCGAGCTTTCTCGCCGAACAGGTCGCGGAGGTCCTGAGCGAGTTGAAGAACGGGGCGTCGCCCTCCTCCCTCGCCGCGGAGTTCAGGCGGCTGCTCGAGGAGAAGCCCTCATCCTCGCAGGTCAGCAAGCAGATCGCTCTCGAGGCGATACAGAACGGGGATTACGATTTCGCGCTCGCGGAGCTCAAGAAGTGCCTGTCGATGAACCCGAACTACCCCGACCTGCACAATCTTCTCGGTATCGCATACGCGAACAAGGGCATGACGGACGATGCCGTCATGGAATTCGAGACGGCCCTGAAGATACATCCCGAATACCTGAAAGCGCGCGTCAATCTCGCGTTGACGCTCTTCGAGAAGGGGGCACGCGACGAAGCGGTCACGCATCTCGAGAAGGTCCTCGTGCTCGATCCGGAAAACGAACTGGCGCGCAATCTCATGGACGAAGTCAAGCCCGTGCACAAGGGGTAACCCGTGTCGAAAACGGAACTGAAACAGGATTACTACTCGATGCTCGAGGCATGGCCGACCTCGTCGAACGAGGACATCAAGAAGAACTATTTCCGCCTCGCGAAGCTCTACCATCCGGATGTCGCGGGGGAGAGCGTCGAGAGCCGGGAAAAGTTCAAGATGATCAACGAGGCGTACTCCGTCCTGAGCAATCCGCAGAAGAGGCACGATTACGACGAGTTCCTGCGGAAGGGCAAGGTCCATTCCCATCACGGAATCGCGATGCAGGAGAAGGATCGCCGCTCGGCCCAGCTGTCGTTCACCCAGGCGAAAGAGGCGATCAGGGCCGGGAGATTCGACAAGGCGGTTCTTCTCATCAAGGCGGCCCGCAAGTACGATCCCACGAACCCGGCCTACAACAGCTGGTACGGCTTCTCCCTGGCGATGCTCGGCACGCGGCTTCACGAGGCGAGGGATTCCTGCAAGCAGGCGATCCAGATGGAGTTCTACAACCCCGACTACCACGCGAATCTCGGTGTGGTCTATTTCAAGGCGGGATTGAAGAGCCTCGCGATCAAGCACTTCCGTGAATCGTTGAAGTGGGACAAGGAACATCGTGTCGCCCGCAAATATATGGACCTGGTCGGCGGGTCGTACGACCGCGGCGAGGGTCCAATCGATCGCATTGCCGGCACCGTACGCAGGCTCTTCAGGCGCTGACCGGCGCCCCGGCCGGCCCGCGGCGATTTCCTGTTGATTTTTTCCACCCCGGCGACTACCCTCCGCAATCGAGGTGGTCGCAATGAAAAAAACAGCTTTCGTGTGCCTCGGTTCCGACGGTTACGACAACGCATTCGTCTATCAGGAGCTGCCTCGCCGGTCCGACGGCGAGGAGTTCTTCGTTTTCGTCTCCCCGGGGGACCCCTCGCGCGGTCCGGCGCTGAGGCGGCTCTTCCGTGACGCGATCTCCGATTCACGGCTCGGATCGCCCTCGGTTTTCTTCGCGCGTCTCGTCGAACGGCTCGAAACCGCGGCGGGCGGAACGCCGGTCGACGAGCTGATGGCCGGTATCCTGTTCGTCGCGATGATCAGGCGTGGAGAGGAGATACACCTCCTCCGCGGGAAGGATTGCGTCGCGATCCACCGGAACGCGGTGACGGGGGAGGAGGGGCCGCTCGCATCGGCCTGCGCGGTCGCCGAGGTTCCCCTCCGGGCGGAACGGGAGCAGAAGGATCTCTTCTCGACCTTCGCCGAGGACCTCTTCGTCCTCGAGCGGTTCCGACTCCCCGCGGGACGCCACGCCCTCGTCTTCGTTCCATCGCGCGAGTTCATCGAACGGAACCGCCGGGTCCTGGGCGACTCGGTATTCTTCCCGTCCTTCGAGGCGCCCGACGGACGCGGCGTCGATATCAAAGCGGAACGGACCTTCCCGGCCCTGTGCTGGGATCTTCACCGGGCAAGCGCCGGTACGCGATCGCGCGCGGGGCTGCTCCGCCGCATCCCCCTGCCCGCCGCGGTCGGGGCGATCGCGGCCGTCGTGGCCGTCCTGCTCATCTTCGGCCCCTGGTTTCGCGGGGGAGGAGAGACGCCGGCGGGAACGAACGTGCTTCTTTCCGCGGCGGACGATCCCGCCGGAACGATTCCCTCGCCGGAGGCGGAAGAACCCGCCGACGATCCTCCAACGGAGGAGACGGTTGCTCCGGCAGCGGTCGCGCCCGCGATCGATCTCGGAGAATCGTGGAAAAAGAAGTTTCCCGCTCCCGTCACGTCGTCGCCCGTCGTCGACGGCGATCGAATCTATTTCGGATGCCGTGACGGTAATCTCTACGCCTACAATCCCAACGGCACCTTCGCCTGGAAGCACGAGTCCGGAGAGGGGATCGGCGCGATCCCCGTTCTCGCCGGCGGCCGCGTGATCGGCGCGAACTACGCGGGGAGGGTCTTCTGTCTCGATGCGGAGACCGGTGCGCCGCGATGGACCTTCGAGGCTGGTGCCCGCGTGGTCAGCAGGCCATACGTGACCGAGGGTCTCGTGATCGTCGGCACGATGACGGGACGCCTGACCGCGCTGCAAATCGACGACGGCTCGGAGGCGTGGAGCCAATCGATCGGCACCGAGATCTGGGCGGGCGTCGCCGGTTGCGGGAACGCCGTCCTCGCCGCGACGACCGACGGTGCGCTCGTGAAACTCACGTCGGCGGGAGAGATCGTCTGGCGCGCGAAGCCGGGCGGGGGCATTCGAACGACGCCCCTCTGCATGGAGGAGGACGGCATCGTCGTCTTCGGCACGTCGAGCGGCTACATCTACGGCTACACGATCGACTCGGGGGATCTGATGTGGCGGTTCGGCGCGGGGCACCCCGTGAACGGGTCGCCGACCGCCGGCGGCAGGACGATCGTTGTCGGGGCGGATGACGGGACGGTCTTCGCGCTCGACCGGAGCGGCAGGCTCCTGTGGAAGAAGGACGCCGGCGGCGCGATCAAGTCAACGCCGGCCGTGGGCGGAGGCGCGGTGTTCGTCACGACGTACGGGTCGCGTCTCGTCGCGATCGATCTGGCGACCGGAAAGGCCATCGACGAATACACGACCGCATCGCCCGTCTACTCCTCGCCGGCGATCGGGGGCGAACGGATCTTTTTCGGCTCGAACGGAGGCGTCCTGTACGCCCTCTCGCTCCACGGGAGCGGCTGAACGAAACAGGGTACCGCCGCCGCTGCGCCGGTTCGCCGGCAACCGGTCCGGGCGGGACCGGGTTGCCAGTGGACCGGCGATTGTGTATCTTGACGGGCGGAACCGGAGGTAATCGGCGTGTTCAAGGCAATCACGAAACGGCTGTTCGGCGACCGGCAGGGCCGCCTCGTCAAGAAACTCGGCCCCGTCGTCGCGGAGATCAGGTCGCGGGCGGAAAGCTACCGATCGCTGGAGGACGGGGATTTCCCCCGGAAGACGGCAGAGTTCCGCGACCGTCTCGCCGCCGGCGAGACGGTCGACGACATCCTCGTCGAGGCCTTCGCGCTCGTTCACGAGGCGTGCAGACGTCACGTCGGCCGCTCGTGGCCCGTCGTCGGAAACGAGACGAGCTGGGAGATGGTGCCATACGACGTGCAGTTGATGGGCGCGATCGTGCTTCACAACGGGTCGATCGCCGAGATGGCCACCGGCGAGGGGAAGACCCTCGTCGCGACGATGCCCCTCTACCTGAACGCGCTCCCCGGAAAGGGCGCGCATCTCGTTACCGTCAACGATTACCTCGCCCGACGCGATGCCGAGTGGATGGGCGAGATCTACCGGTTCCTCGGTCTCTCCGTCGGCTACCTGCTCAACGACATGAGCCCCGCCCAGCGGAGGGAGATCTACGCCTGCGACATCACCTACGGCACGAACAACGAATTCGGATTCGATTATCTCCGCGACAACATGAAGCTCCGCGCCGACGACCAGGTGCAGCGCGGCTACCACTACGCGATCGTCGACGAGGTCGACAGCGTCCTCGTCGACGAGGCGAGAACGCCGCTCATCATCTCGGGCCCGGTGCAGGGATCGTCGCGCGACGAGCATTTCATCAGGCTCCGCGGCAAGGTCGAGAGTCTCGTGAAGAACCAGAAGCGCATGATCAACGAACTGATGACCCGGGCGGGCCGTATCGACCCGGAGAGCGGGGAAGCGGAAGACGACGACGGCTTCTCGCTCGACGAGGCGCTGCTTCTGGCGAAACACGGGGACCCGAAGAACAAGCAGTTCACGAAGCTGCGCAAGAAGCCGGGATACGGGAAGCTCATGCTCGCGCTCGAGAACAGCCTGATGCGGGACAAGACGCTCCACGATTTCGACGAGCAGCTCTACTTCGTCATCGACGAGAAGGCCAACTCGATCGATCTCACCGAGAAGGGTCGCCAGACGCTCTCCGCCGAGGACCGGGAGATGTTCGTGCTTCCCGACCTGAGCCTCGAAATCAAGGAGATCGAGTCGGACGATTCCCTCGACGTCAAGGAGAAGGTCCGCAGGAAGGACGCCGCGTACCGGAACTACGCCGAGAAGAGCGAGATCATCCACTCCTTCTCGCAGCTCTTCAAGGCCTACACCCTCTTCGAGAAGGACCACGAGTACGTCGTCCAGGACGGCCGCGTGATGATCGTCGACGAGTTCACCGGGCGGATGATGCCCGGGCGGCGGTTCAGCGACGGGCTCCACCAGGCGCTCGAGGCGAAGGAGCGCGTGCAGATCGAGGGAGAGACGCAGACGCTCGCGACGATCACCCTCCAGAACTACTTCAGGATGTACGACAAGCTCGCCGGCATGACCGGCACGGCGGAGACCGAGGAAGAGGAGTTCCACAAGATCTACGGGCTCGAGGTCCATGTCCTGCCGACGAACAAGCCGATCCGGCGGGTCGATTACGACGACGTCATCTTCCGCACGAAGCGCGAGAAGTACCAGGCGATCGCCGAGGAGATCGCTCGTCTCCACCGCAAGGGGCTCCCCGTCCTCGTCGGCACGGTGAGCGTCGAGGTCTCCGAGACCCTGAGCCGCATGCTGAAACGCGACGGGATCCCCCACAACGTCCTCAACGCGAAGTACCACCAGCGCGAGGCGGAGATCGTCGCGGAGGCGGGCCGTGCCGGGGGCGTGACGATCGCCACGAACATGGCCGGGCGCGGCACGGACATCAAGCTCGAGGCATCGGTCGTGAAATGCGACGATTGCGTGATCCGCGCGGAGAACGGTTCCGCCGCCGACCGGAAGAAGGCCGACGAGTGCTTCGAGGACGTTCCCTGCGGGCTCCACATCATCGGCACGGAGCGCCACGAGAGCCGCCGCATCGACCGCCAGCTGCGGGGAAGGGCGGGCCGCCAGGGCGACCCGGGGGCGTCGCGGTTCTTCATCTCGCTCGAGGACGACCTGATGAGGCTCTTCGGATCGGAACGCATCTCCGGCGTGATGGATCGCCTGGGCGTGGAGGAGGGAGAGGTCATCACGCACTCCTTCATCACGGGAGCGATCTCGCGAGCCCAGAAGAAAGTGGAGATGTACAACTTCGGCATCCGGAAGCGGCTCCTCGAGTACGACGACGTGATGAACAAGCAGCGCGAGGTGATCTACGGCCGGCGGAACGACATCCTGGGCAGCGAGGATCTCGACGGCACGGTCCTCGAACTGGTCGACGGCGTCGTCGCCGACATCGTCGACGCGGTCACGCCGCACGAGACGCCCTACGAGGAATGGGATCTCGACGCGGCGTCGGTCGATCTCGAGAGCATCTTCATCTTTCCCTTCGACACCGCCAAACTCGACGACGCGGTCCGCCGGGACAGCGATCGCCTCGGCGAATTCTTCAGGGATCGGGCGAGGGAGGCGTACGAGCTCCGGAAATCGACGATCCCCCCCGATGTCATGCAGCAGCTCGTCAAGATGATCATGCTGCAGAGCATCGACGAGAAGTGGATGGACCATCTCTACGAACTCGATTCGCTCCGGGAGGGCATCCATTTCAGGTCATACGCGCAGAAGGATCCTCTCGTCGAGTACAAGCAGGAGGCCTTCTCGATGTTCGCGGAGATGGTCGAGCAGATCGACCGGGCCATCATCCGGGGGCTTTTCCACGCACGCCTCGACATCGAGCAGGAGGGACGCAGGCGCACGATCGAACCCGGCGTGGCGGTGCATCACGTCGCGAGCGCGTACGGGGGACAGGCCCAGCGGCGGATGCCGGCGACTCCTGCCGGCGGAGGCGCGGTCGGTCCCTCCGGCCCGGCTCCCGCGGCGCCGCAGGAGCCCGTGCGGGCGGAGCCGAAGGTCGGCCGGAACGATCCCTGTCCCTGCGGGAGCGGGAAAAAGTACAAAAAATGTTGCGGACGAACGTCGGGCTGAGCATTATACACCTTTCGCGCAGACAGGGCGGATGGAGCCCGAGGGTGGAAATGAACGAACGCATCAAGCAGATCATCGCGTACATCATGGATCCCGAGTCGATCGAGCTCAAGGATCCGGCGATGCTTCAGAGCGAACTGGAGGATCTCGGGTACTCCCACGACGAGATCGACCAGGCCATGACGCTGATAGACATCGATTCCCTCCGCGTCAGCGGCGGGCAGGAGCCGGAGTTTCCGGCGCGGGCCCGCGTGTTCGGCGAGGCTGAGCGCATGATCCTCTCGACGGATGCGCAGGGGTACCTGCTGCGACTCTACCGGCTCGGATGGCTGTCCGAGGCGAACATGAGCCTCGTCATCGAGAACGCCGGGATGGAGTACTCCGCGCCCGTCACCGTGTCCGAAGTCAGGGAGGTCGCCACGCGGTACGTCGCCGACCTTCCCGAGGAGTCCGAAGAGACGCCGTCCCGGCGCGGCGGACAAGTGCATTGACGCAAGGAGCGATCGTGGACCACGTGCTCGTCGTCGTCGAATCACCGGCCAAGGCGCGGACCATCAAGAAGTACCTCGGAAAGGGGTACACGGTGAAGGCCTCGGTGGGCCATATCCGGGATCTGCCGAAGCGCGAGCTGGGGATCGACGTCGAGGACGGCTTCAAGCCGAAGTACGTGAACGTCCGGGGCAAGTCGAAGGTCATCAAGGAGCTCCGGGACGAGGCGAAGAAGAGCGACCGCGTCCTCCTCGCCACCGACATGGACCGGGAGGGGGAGGCGATCGCGTGGCATCTCAGCGAGATCCTCACCCGGACCGACGTGCCGATAAAGCGCATCATCTTCAACGAGATCACGAAGAACGCCCTCCGCGAGGCCGTCGAGGAACCCCGCGACATCGATATCGACAAGGTGAACGCGCAGCAGGCGAGGAGGATACTCGACCGGCTCGTCGGCTACATGGTGAGCCCGGTGCTCTGGAAGGTCTTCTACCGCGGGTTGAGCGCGGGGCGGGTGCAGAGCGTCGGGTTGCGCCTCGTCATCGAGCGCGAGAACGCGATCCGCGCCTTCGTCCCGGAGGAGTACTGGTCGATAGAGGGGACGCTTCGCTCGGCCGGCGGGGAATCCTTTCCCGCCCGGCTGCTCAAGGTCGACGGCGAGAAGCCCGCGATCGGAGACGCCGGGGAGGCCGAGAAGGTCCTCGCGGAGATCCGCGCCTCCGAACCCGTCGTCGAGGACGTCAGGGTGAAGGAGAAGAGCCGCAATCCCCTGCCTCCCTTCATCACGAGCACGATGCAGCGCGAGGCCGCGGCGCGCCTCGGGTTCTCGGCGAAGAAGACGATGGTCCTCGCGCAGCAGCTGTACGAAGGCGTCGAGCTCGGCCCGGAGGGGGCCGTCGGGCTCATTTCCTACATGAGAACGGATTCGACACGCGTCAGCGACGAGGCCCACGAGCAGGGAAAACGATGCCTCGCCGAGCTCTACGGCCCCGAAAGCGTCTTCCCGGGCCGCCGGGGATTCAAGAAGGGGACGCGGACGCAGGATGCGCACGAGGCCGTCCGGCCGACCGAGTGCGGTCGTACGCCGGAGAGCGTGAAACCGTTCCTTTCCCGTGACCAGCTCGCGCTGTATACGCTGGTTTGGAAGCGCTTCCTCGCATCGATCGCCTCGCCGGCGGTCTTCGAGGTGCAGGAAGTGGACATCCGCGCGGGAAAGCGGTACATGCTCCGCGCGAACGGACGCCGGCTCGTCAAGCCCGGGTTCCTCGCCGTCATGGAGGACGGCAAGGCCGAGGAGGAGAGCTGGCTGCCGCCCGTCGCGAAGGAGGAGCGGGCCTCGATCGAATCGATGGACGCGACGCAGCATTTCACCGAACCGCCGGCGCGATACAACGAGGCGTCCCTCATAAAGGAACTCGAGGAGCGTGGCATCGGCCGTCCGAGCACCTACGCGAGCATTCTCAGCATCATCCAGGACCGGGATTACGTCGAGAAGGTGAAGGGATCCTTTCATCCGACCGAGCTCGGCGAGCATGTCTGGCGCATTCTCGACGAACACTTCCAGGACATATTCGAGGTCGATTTCACCTCCCGGATGGAGACGGAGCTCGACAAGGTCGAGGAGGCCGTCGACGACTGGCGCGACGTCATACGGTTCTTCTACGAGCCGCTCACCATCGATCTCGAGAAGTTCAAGGGCCGCGACACGCGCGAGCTCAAGAAGCTCGTCCAGGAGGAGACGGACGAACCCTGCCCGACCTGCGGAAAGATGCTCGTGCGGAAATGGAGCAGGAACGGCCCCTTTCTCGCATGCCCGGGATATCCGGAGTGCAAGTTCACGAAGTCCCTCGAGGAGACCGAGGAGCTCGATCGCGCGTGCCCGAAGTGCGGCGGGCGTCTCGTGTACAAGAGCGGCAGGTTCGGCAGGTTCATCGCGTGCAGCAACTACCCCGACTGCCGGTACACGGAGGCGGTGACGCTGGGCATCCCGTGCCCGCGCGAGGGATGCGACGGCCAGATCGTCGAGAAGCGCTCCCGACGGGGGAAGGTCTTCTACGGCTGCAACCGGTACCCGAAGTGCGATTTCGCCTCGTGGGACAAGCCGACCGACCGGAAGTGCCCGAGTTGCGGCGATGCGTATCTCGTCGAGAAGGATTCGAAGCGGAAAGGCCATTTCCTCCGCTGTCCCGCTTGCAAGCACGAGGAAACCTCCTGAGATGGAAACGACGGTCGTCGGCGGCGGACTCGCCGGTTCCGAGGCGGCCCTGCAACTCGCAGCCAGGGGAATCACCGTCCGGCTCCTGGAGATGCGGCCGGTCGCGACGACGCCCGCGCATCGGACAGGCGATCTCGCCGAGCTGGTCTGCAGCAACTCCCTGAAATCCGAGGATCCCTCGACGGCCTCCGGGCTTTTGAAGGCGGAACTGCGCCTGCTCGGATGCCGCCTCCTCGACGCGGCCGCGTCGGCGCGTGTTCCCGCCGGGCATGCGCTCGCGGTCGATCGGGAGGTTTTCTCGCGCGCGGTGACGGAGATGCTGGAAACCGAGCCGCTCGTCACCGTCGAACGGCTCGAGCAGACCGACCTCGACCTGCCGCCGGGCAGCATCGTCGCGACGGGGCCGTTGACCTCGCCGGCCATGGCCGATGCGATCGGCGAGGCGGTCGGTCGATCGGGACTGTTCTTCTACGACGCGATATCGATCTCGGTGAGCGCCGATTCGATCGACCGGTCGGTCGCCTGGGCAGGCTCGCGCTACGACAGGGGCGGCGACGACTACCTGAACCTGCCCTTCGAGGAGGAGGAATACGAGCGTCTCGTCCGGCATCTCCGGGAGGCGCCGAAGACCACGCCACGCGGCTTCGAGGAAGGGGCCTGCTTCGACGCCTGCCTCCCGGTCGAGACGATCGCATCGAGAGGGGAGGACGCGCTGCGGTTCGGGCCGCTGAAGCCGCGGGGGCTCGCCGACCCGCGCACGGGGCAAGAGCCGTTCGCCGTGCTCCAGCTTCGCAGGGAGACCCTCGACGGCTCGATGCTCGGGCTCGTCGGCTTCCAGACGAGGCTCACGCGCCCGGCGCAACGGGAACTGCTCGAATTGATACCCGGCCTCGCCGGGGCCGAGATCCTGCGTTGGGGAGCGATGCACCGGAACACCTACCTCGATTCCCCGCGCCTTCTCGACGACACGCAGGCCGCGCCGGGCCGCGATCTTTTCTTCGCCGGACAGCTCGCGGGGGTCGAGGGCTACGTGGAATCGATCGCGCACGGGCTCGTAGCCGCGATGAACGCCTCGCGCCGCCTGGCAGGACGGGGTCCGTTCATCCTGCCCCCCGAGACGATCACCGGCGCGCTCCAGCGGCATCTCGCCGCGCCGAGCTCCTTTTTCCAGCCGATGAACGCCAATTTCGGGCTCCTGCAACCCGTCAGGGGTCCCCGGCGGGAACGCCGGCGCCGCAAATCCGAGCGGAGCCTCGAGGCGCTCAAACGATTCCTTTCAGAGGGTGTTTGAATTGTCGGGCGCTTCCTGTCATACTCTCGGGCGATGATGACCGCAGACGTGAAGAGGTTCCTGCTCCATCTCGGCATGGAGAAGCGCGTATCTGACGCCACGATAAAGGCATATCGCGGTGATATCGCCCAATTCCTCGATTTCCTCGCCGTCTCGCTCGACCGCCGGCCACGTCCCGACGACCTCGACACGCTCGCCGTCCGTTCCTTTATCGCGTATCTCTCGCGAGAGGGATACACCTCGCGATCCATCGCCAGGAAGACGGCGTCCATGAAATCCTTCCTCTCGTGGTGCGCGCGGGACGGGATCATCGGCAAGGATCCGTCCGTGGCCGTCTCGCCCCCGAAGCGGAGACGGGACCTTCCCGTCATCGCCGGCGCGCGGGCGATCGAGCGCATGATGGGACTCCCCGACGCCTCGTCACGCGGGATCCGCGATCGAGCCGTCCTCGAGCTCCTCTACGGAACGGGAATGCGGCTCGCCGAGCTCGTCGGTTGCCGTCTCGGCGACTGGGACGTCGAATCCGGGACTGTCCGGGTGATAGGCAAACGCGACAAGGAGCGGATCCTTCCCGTCGGGGGAGAGGCCGCGGAGGCCTGCGAACGATACCTCAGGGATCGGACCGGCGCACCGGCGGTTGTCTTCTCGTCGAGGCGAAACTACCGGAGCCACTTCGAGGGCGCTCTCGGAACGCCCCTCGTCACCGGGAGGGGCGGCCTGGCGATCAGCCGGCGGACAATCCAGCGGATCGCGCGCAGGTACCTCGAACAGGTCGCAACGCTCACCCGCATGAGCCCGCACGTGCTCCGCCATACCTTCGCCACGCATCTCCTCGACGCAGGGGCGGATTTGCGGGCCGTACAGGAGCTGCTCGGGCACGCGAGCCTCGAGACGACGCAGATCTACACGCACGTGACGACCGAGCGGCTTCGCGAGGTCTTCGACAAGGCGCATCCGCGCGCCTGAAAACGAAAGGACAAGCGAAATGTTCAGGGGAACCACGATCATCGGAGTGCGGGTCGGCGACGTGTTCGCCATGGGGGGGGACGGGCAGGTCTCTCTCGGCGACACGATCGTCAAGCACGGCGCCCGGAAGATCCGGACGATCCCCGAGCGCGGCGTGATCGCCGGTTTCGCCGGTTCGACGGCCGATGCATTGACGCTCTACACGAAATTCGAGGGCAAACTCGACGAGTTCGGCGGCAACTGCCTCAAGGCGGCTGTCGAGCTCGCCCGCGAATGGCGGACCGACAAGGTGCTCAGGCACCTCGAGGCCCTGCTGGCGGTGATGGACGCGGGACACTCGATCACGATCTCCGGGAGGGGGGACGTGATCGAACCGGACGACGGGATCGTCGCCATCGGATCGGGCGGTTCGTACGCGCTCGCGGCGGCCCGAGCGTTCGTCGCGGAGACGGACCTGTCCGCGCCCGAGATCGTCCGGAAATCCCTTGAGATAGCATCGGGGATCTGTGTATATACCAACGGTGAGATCTCGTTGGAGTCATTCGGAGGATGATGGCGATGCGGGAATTGACGCCCACGCAGATAGTGAATGAGCTCGACAAGTACATCATCGGCCAGGACGACGCGAAGCGGTCTGTCGCCATCGCGCTGCGGAACCGATGGCGGAGGAGGCGGGTGGAAGGGCCGATCCGGGACGAGATCCTGCCGGCGAACATCATCATGCACGGTCCGACCGGTGTCGGGAAGACCGAGGTGGCCCGCCGACTGGCCCGGCTCGCGCAGGCGCCCTTCATCAAGGTCGAGGCGACGAAGTACACGGAGGTCGGCTACGTCGGCCGGGATGTCGAGTCGATGATACGGGATCTCGTCGAGATCGCGATAAACATGGAGAAGGAGGGCGCCTACGCTGAAGTGGAGGCCCGCGCCAGGCGAAACGCGGACGACCGCCTGCTCGAGATGCTCCTTCCCCGCGCGAGCGCCACGACGGACGGGGAGGATGCGGATACCCTCGAGGAGCGACGAGGCCGCACGAAGGAGAAGCTCCGGCAGAAGCTCGAGGCGGGCGCGCTCGATGCCCGCGAGGTGACGATCGAGACGACGGACCGCCCCAAGCCGTTCATCGAGATCTTCTCGAGCTCGGGGCTCGA comes from Candidatus Krumholzibacteriota bacterium and encodes:
- a CDS encoding tyrosine-type recombinase/integrase, translating into MKRFLLHLGMEKRVSDATIKAYRGDIAQFLDFLAVSLDRRPRPDDLDTLAVRSFIAYLSREGYTSRSIARKTASMKSFLSWCARDGIIGKDPSVAVSPPKRRRDLPVIAGARAIERMMGLPDASSRGIRDRAVLELLYGTGMRLAELVGCRLGDWDVESGTVRVIGKRDKERILPVGGEAAEACERYLRDRTGAPAVVFSSRRNYRSHFEGALGTPLVTGRGGLAISRRTIQRIARRYLEQVATLTRMSPHVLRHTFATHLLDAGADLRAVQELLGHASLETTQIYTHVTTERLREVFDKAHPRA
- the topA gene encoding type I DNA topoisomerase — its product is MDHVLVVVESPAKARTIKKYLGKGYTVKASVGHIRDLPKRELGIDVEDGFKPKYVNVRGKSKVIKELRDEAKKSDRVLLATDMDREGEAIAWHLSEILTRTDVPIKRIIFNEITKNALREAVEEPRDIDIDKVNAQQARRILDRLVGYMVSPVLWKVFYRGLSAGRVQSVGLRLVIERENAIRAFVPEEYWSIEGTLRSAGGESFPARLLKVDGEKPAIGDAGEAEKVLAEIRASEPVVEDVRVKEKSRNPLPPFITSTMQREAAARLGFSAKKTMVLAQQLYEGVELGPEGAVGLISYMRTDSTRVSDEAHEQGKRCLAELYGPESVFPGRRGFKKGTRTQDAHEAVRPTECGRTPESVKPFLSRDQLALYTLVWKRFLASIASPAVFEVQEVDIRAGKRYMLRANGRRLVKPGFLAVMEDGKAEEESWLPPVAKEERASIESMDATQHFTEPPARYNEASLIKELEERGIGRPSTYASILSIIQDRDYVEKVKGSFHPTELGEHVWRILDEHFQDIFEVDFTSRMETELDKVEEAVDDWRDVIRFFYEPLTIDLEKFKGRDTRELKKLVQEETDEPCPTCGKMLVRKWSRNGPFLACPGYPECKFTKSLEETEELDRACPKCGGRLVYKSGRFGRFIACSNYPDCRYTEAVTLGIPCPREGCDGQIVEKRSRRGKVFYGCNRYPKCDFASWDKPTDRKCPSCGDAYLVEKDSKRKGHFLRCPACKHEETS
- the trmFO gene encoding methylenetetrahydrofolate--tRNA-(uracil(54)-C(5))-methyltransferase (FADH(2)-oxidizing) TrmFO → METTVVGGGLAGSEAALQLAARGITVRLLEMRPVATTPAHRTGDLAELVCSNSLKSEDPSTASGLLKAELRLLGCRLLDAAASARVPAGHALAVDREVFSRAVTEMLETEPLVTVERLEQTDLDLPPGSIVATGPLTSPAMADAIGEAVGRSGLFFYDAISISVSADSIDRSVAWAGSRYDRGGDDYLNLPFEEEEYERLVRHLREAPKTTPRGFEEGACFDACLPVETIASRGEDALRFGPLKPRGLADPRTGQEPFAVLQLRRETLDGSMLGLVGFQTRLTRPAQRELLELIPGLAGAEILRWGAMHRNTYLDSPRLLDDTQAAPGRDLFFAGQLAGVEGYVESIAHGLVAAMNASRRLAGRGPFILPPETITGALQRHLAAPSSFFQPMNANFGLLQPVRGPRRERRRRKSERSLEALKRFLSEGV
- the hslV gene encoding ATP-dependent protease subunit HslV, translated to MFRGTTIIGVRVGDVFAMGGDGQVSLGDTIVKHGARKIRTIPERGVIAGFAGSTADALTLYTKFEGKLDEFGGNCLKAAVELAREWRTDKVLRHLEALLAVMDAGHSITISGRGDVIEPDDGIVAIGSGGSYALAAARAFVAETDLSAPEIVRKSLEIASGICVYTNGEISLESFGG